Part of the Vallitalea okinawensis genome, ACTTCTCCTGTTGATTTCATCTCAGGAGTAAGAGCAATATCTACCTGCTTTAATTTATGGAAAGAGAAAACTGGTGCTTTAACAGCTATTAATTGAGATGAAGGATAGAGTCCTGTTCCATAACCTAAGGAAGTCAATTTATGTCCTAAGATCGTTGCGATAGCTAATTTCACCATGGGTACCTTCGTTACTTTACTAATAATTGGCACTGTACGAGAAGCTCTTGGATTAACTTCAATAATATAAACTTGATCATTAGCTATAACAAATTGAATATTCATTAATCCCTTTATTTGTAAAGCATTCGCTAGTTTTGATGTATAATCAATAATTTTTGATATAGCCGCTTGATTAATGGTCTGTTGAGGATAGACACACATACTGTCTCCTGAATGAACCCCTGTTCTTTCTATGTGCTCCATAATTCCTGGGATCAAGATATTTTCTCCATCACAGATTGCATCGATTTCAACCTCGATACCTTCTATATACTTATCAACCAAAATAGGATGTTCTGATGAAAGATTTACTGCCTCCTCTACGTATGTTTTTAATTCAATCTCGTTATTAACTACCTGCATAGCTCTACCACCGATGACGAAAGAAGGGCGGACCAAAAGAGGATAGCCTAATTCCTTAGCAACCATGGCAGCCCCCTGATAAGTAATAACTGACATTCCATCTGGTTTTGGTATATTGAGTTCTTCCAACAAACTATCAAATTGTTTACGATCTTCTGCCAAATGAATAGCCTCAACAGATGTACCTAAAACTTGAACACCTTTTTTCATCAGCTTTTCAGCTAAGTTAATTGCTGTTTGTCCTCCAAATTGTAGAATAACACCTTTTGGTACCTCTGCTCTGACAATATTAAGTACATCTTCAAAATACAATGGTTCGAAGTACAACTTATTGGATGTATCAAAATCTGTACTCACTGTTTCCGGATTGTTGTTGATCATAATTGATTCAAATCCCAGTTCTTCAATAGCCCATGCAGCATGTACTGAAGCATAGTCAAATTCTATACCTTGCCCAATACGTATAGGTCCTGAGCCAATGACAATAATCTTTTCATTTAAACTAATGTTATTTTCATCCTCTTCATCATAAGAAGAATAGTAATAAGGGGTTTTGGCTTCGAATTCTGCCGCACATGTGTCAACGATTTTATATACAGGGTAGATGTTGTTAACTCGTCGAAGAGTATCGATCTTTGTCTTAGAAACTCTTGATAATTCTAAAATCTCTTGATCTGTAAAACCCATTTTTTCACAAGCCTTAAGCAGATCCATGTTTAACACTTCATTAGCTAATCGCTTTTCCATTAAAATGATGTTATTGATTTTGTTAATGAACCACATATCAATCATAGTTATGTCAGCTAGATCAATAGGTGTAAAGTCTCTACGTAAACATTCTGCAATGACAAAAATTCGTTGGTCATTGGGTTCATGTAATTTCTTAAATACCTCGTTATCGGACAATTGACTGAGCGATTCATCTCTTAAACCTATACATCCACCTTCTAAGGAAATCAGAGCTTTGAGTAAAGAACTTTCAAAACTCCTATCTATAGCCATCACTTCACCTGTAGCTTGCATTTGAGTTCCTAAACTTCTATCTGCATAATTAAATTTATCAAAGGGTAACTTTGGTATTTTAGTTACAATATAGTCCAAGGTTGGCTCAAAGGCTGCAACTGTTTTACCTGTAACTGGATTAATTATTTCATGCAAATGCAATCCTGCTGCTATCTGAGCGGATATTTTAGCAATAGGATAGCCTGTTGCCTTAGACGCTAAGGCCGAGGATCGACTAACCCTTGGATTGACTTCAATAACAAAGTATTCTGCTGTATCTGGATGTAGAGCGTATTGAACATTGCAACCACCTTCTATATTCAAAGCTTTAATAATTTTAATTGCTGATGTACGAAGCATATGATATTCATTATCGGATAATGTCTGAGACGGAGCAACCACTATACTGTCTCCTGTATGAATACCTACAGGATCCATGTTCTCCATATTACACACAATGATACACGTATCATTGCCATCTCTCATCACTTCATATTCGATCTCTTTCCATCCTGCAATACTCTGTTCCACGAGTATTTGATCAATGGGACTATAAAGCAACCCACGATTAGCAATACTTCGTAAAACTTCTTCGTTTTCAGCAATGCCACCA contains:
- the carB gene encoding carbamoyl-phosphate synthase large subunit; its protein translation is MPLRNDINKVLVIGSGPILIGQGAEFDYAGTQACKALKELGIEVILVNSNPATIMTDDHIADKVYIQPLTVEALTWIIKSEKPDGLLATLGGQTGLNMAIKLKEAGVLEEYKVTPLGTSIDTIKKAEDRESFKELMLAIKEPVVKSEIVSTVEDALIFAKQIGYPVVVRPAFTLGGTGGGIAENEEVLRSIANRGLLYSPIDQILVEQSIAGWKEIEYEVMRDGNDTCIIVCNMENMDPVGIHTGDSIVVAPSQTLSDNEYHMLRTSAIKIIKALNIEGGCNVQYALHPDTAEYFVIEVNPRVSRSSALASKATGYPIAKISAQIAAGLHLHEIINPVTGKTVAAFEPTLDYIVTKIPKLPFDKFNYADRSLGTQMQATGEVMAIDRSFESSLLKALISLEGGCIGLRDESLSQLSDNEVFKKLHEPNDQRIFVIAECLRRDFTPIDLADITMIDMWFINKINNIILMEKRLANEVLNMDLLKACEKMGFTDQEILELSRVSKTKIDTLRRVNNIYPVYKIVDTCAAEFEAKTPYYYSSYDEEDENNISLNEKIIVIGSGPIRIGQGIEFDYASVHAAWAIEELGFESIMINNNPETVSTDFDTSNKLYFEPLYFEDVLNIVRAEVPKGVILQFGGQTAINLAEKLMKKGVQVLGTSVEAIHLAEDRKQFDSLLEELNIPKPDGMSVITYQGAAMVAKELGYPLLVRPSFVIGGRAMQVVNNEIELKTYVEEAVNLSSEHPILVDKYIEGIEVEIDAICDGENILIPGIMEHIERTGVHSGDSMCVYPQQTINQAAISKIIDYTSKLANALQIKGLMNIQFVIANDQVYIIEVNPRASRTVPIISKVTKVPMVKLAIATILGHKLTSLGYGTGLYPSSQLIAVKAPVFSFHKLKQVDIALTPEMKSTGEVLGVDSNYEKALLKAFIGAGYPIIKEGNVLISLTKNRYEECLPLIEKLIVSGFNLLATEGTYEFINQKGYPALKVEKDEVEALQHMLQEGKVQMLFNLPTAGRQPERSGFKLRETANSFGIPCFTCLDTIEAYLTAIQQEAKVLTYNEIKAYM